The nucleotide sequence GCGACCTTGCTCTGCACGCGCTCACGGATGAAGGCCGGCTCCGCGGTCCAGTCGATGCTGACGGCATTGACGCCGGTCGCCTCGACGTAACCGGGCAGCTGTGCACCGGCGCCGCGGGGAAAGCCGATGATCTTCGCATCCGGCACAATGGCACGCACGCCTTCGACGATGCGCCGCGTCGGCTCGGTTGACCAGCGCGCGAATTCGACAGGCGGCAGCACGCCCGCCCAGGTGTCGAATATCTGCAAGACATTGGCGCCGGCCGCGAGCTGCAGCAGGAGATACTGAATCGAGTTCTCGACCAGTACATCGATGATCTCTGCGAACGCCTCCGGATGCCGGTACGCCATCATCCGCGCCGGCGCCTGGTCGGGTGTGCCGTGGCCGGCGACCATGTAGGTCGCAACCGTCCACGGTGCGCCACAGAAGCCGATCAGCGCGGTCTTGGGATCGAGCGCATTGCGCACGAGCTTGAGGGCCTCGAACACCGGCAAGAGCTTGCCGAAATCGGCGCGAGGGGCGAGCGTCGCGACCTTGGCGGGATCATCCAGCGGCTCCAGCCGCGGACCTTCGCCGACCTCGAAGCGCACCGAGCGGCCGAGCGCGTAGGGGATTACCAGGATGTCGGAGAAGATGATCGCCGCATCGAAGCCGAACCTTCGGATCGGCTGCAGCGTCACCTCGGCGGCGAGCTCCGGATTGAAGCACAGATCGAGGAAGCCGCCGGCCTTGGCGCGCACCTCGCGATATTCCGGCAGATAGCGGCCGGCCTGCCGCATCATCCACATGGGCGGGACGGATTGTCGCTGGCCGGAGAGCACGTCGATGAAGGGCTTTGTCGCAGATTGGGGCACGAACGATCCTGATGCAGGTTTGAGGTTCCTGATACACCGCCGAGGGCCGAAGCGGAACAGGGGAACCAGGGCAAATGCGCCGCGTTGACCAGCCAATGGAGGAGGAATTCCATGGCCCAGACATTCAATCCCGCGCCGCATGACAAGCACGCCGACGATCTGCGCGACGCGCTGGCGGCCGATCGCCACACCAAGCTCGATACCGGGCTGGAAGATAGCTTTCCCGCCTCCGATCCCGTGAGCGCCGCGCAGCCGACGCCGTCGAAGGCCGATGCTGACGCTGACAATCCCTCGCTCTGGGAGAAGGTCAAGGCGATCTTCAGCTAGGGCACCGCCGGTTTCCGATAGGATCGCTAACGCATTGTTAGCGATCCGGTGACGCGTCAGTCCGTAGGAGTACGGGAAAACCCGCACATCCCTGCGAATGTCGACAAGCGTTTCAGGGTTCAATAACAGAAGCGGTGGAACTTCCGGATAACGGAGAGTTCTGCCGCATGAACGTCACCTCACAACGAGCTGGATGGAGCCGCCTGCCGCTGCGCGCGGCGGCGTTCGTCGTGCTCACTTGCGCGACCATCCTCGGCGTCA is from Bradyrhizobium xenonodulans and encodes:
- the hemE gene encoding uroporphyrinogen decarboxylase, with the translated sequence MPQSATKPFIDVLSGQRQSVPPMWMMRQAGRYLPEYREVRAKAGGFLDLCFNPELAAEVTLQPIRRFGFDAAIIFSDILVIPYALGRSVRFEVGEGPRLEPLDDPAKVATLAPRADFGKLLPVFEALKLVRNALDPKTALIGFCGAPWTVATYMVAGHGTPDQAPARMMAYRHPEAFAEIIDVLVENSIQYLLLQLAAGANVLQIFDTWAGVLPPVEFARWSTEPTRRIVEGVRAIVPDAKIIGFPRGAGAQLPGYVEATGVNAVSIDWTAEPAFIRERVQSKVAVQGNLDPLALITGGAALDRAVDNVLANFSQGRFIFNLGHGIQPETPIAHVEQMIKRVRG